The Candidatus Obscuribacterales bacterium nucleotide sequence CTTTGTGTGGATGACGCGGCTGATGCGATCGCCCCAGATGCGCTCCATTCTGATTGGCATTTATCTTCATGTTTCGCTGCTGGTCAGCGTTGTGGGGATTCGGCAATTTATCTTTGGTGCAGATGCCTTAGCAACCTGGGTTGATGTTGAATCATCCCTAGCTGGCACCACCCGTGTCTATAGCTACCTCGGCAACCCCAACCTGCTAGCCTCCTACCTCATGCCCGCCGTCATGCTCAGCGCCGCCGCCATCTTTGCCTGGCAGCGCTGGCTTCCCAAGGCTCTGGCCAGCATGATGTTTGTCATCAACACCGCCTGCCTAGTGCTCACCTTCAGCCGAGGCGGTTGGATTGGTCTAGTCGTCGGTGGATTCGTCCTCGTACTGCTGCTGGTGCATTGGTACAGTATTCATCTGCCACGCTTCTGGCGCATTTGGGCAATTCCCATGGTGTTGGGACTATCGGCAGGGTTTATCTTTGTCGCCGTGATGGCAGTCGAACCGTTGCGCGATCGCGTCGCCAGCATGTTTGTCGGGCGGGAAGACAGCAGCAACAACTTCCGCATCAATGTGTGGATGTCGGTGATTGAAATGATCAAAGACCGTCCTATCCTAGGCATTGGCCCCGGCAATAGCGCCTTCAATCGAGTCTATCCCTTCTACCAACAGCCAGGCTACACCGCCCTCAGTGCCTATTCCATTCTGTTGGAAGTGGCAACAGAAACCGGACTGATCGGGTTAACCTGCATGGTGTGGCTGTTGCTCGTCACCTTCCACCAAGGTTGGACGCAACTGCAACGACTACGCAACCTCAGCCATACACAAGGCTTTTGGCTAATGGGCGCGATCGCCACCATGATCGGGATGTTGGCCCATGGCGTTGTAGACACCGTCTGGTATCGCCCCCAGGTCAGTACCCTCTGGTGGGGCATGGTGGCCCTCGTTGCCAGCTACTATGTCCTACCCCATGCCGAATCGCCTAGTCTGGAGCAATTCCCCAGCGACAACGAGGGTGATCACGATTAAGGCGTGTAGATCAAGGTGATCTGGGAGAACCGGGAGCTTAGTAATCCTTTAGAGCCCTGGCCGTTTCTCGTTTCTCCTGCTTCTGCTTCAGCGCCTCACGCTTGTCATGCAGTTTCTTCCCACGGCAGAGCCCCAGATCTACCTTGACCCGCCCCTCCTTTAAGTACAGCTTCAGCGGCACCAAGGTCAGCCCCTGCTGCTCCACCTTGCCCACCAACCGACGAATTTCATCCTTATGGAGCAAGAGCTTACGCACACGGCGGGGATCATGGTTGAACACCTGACTGGCGCTTTCATGGGGAGAAATATGCACATTGTGCAACCACACCTCCGCATCTCGAATCAGGGCATACCCATCCCGCAGGTTCGCCTTGCCCAATCGTAGAGACTTCACCTCCGTTCCCTTGAGGGCAATGCCGGCTTCAAAGCGCTCTAATACTTCATATTGATGGCGGGCTTGGCGATTATCTGAAAGGATCTTCTGCCCACTGCTGCTCTTACCCATAATGCTTTCTCCTCTCCACTACCCATGACGGATCTCACGCTCTACTGCACCACAATGCGCCATTCATGCAGCTCATAATCTACGCAATGGTTTTGAACTAAGGGATCATTGGCGACGATCGCCTCTGCTTCCTCCAAGGAGCTAGCCTGAAAGAGCAACATGCCACCGCCCCGCTCTGCCCAATAGCCACTGCGTGCATTGTGGCCGCGGGCGATCAGGGATTGGACATAATCAATATGGGCCGGGACATACTGGTCGAAGGTGGCCTTGTCCACAATACCCCGTTCAAGTTTGGCAAACCAAGGCATAGCTACTGCAGAGATCAACGTGAATCACTGGGACGAACCCAAACCCCTATCACTGGGGTCTTTTAGCATAGCGCGAATCCCCCTGTCCTTCCCATGAATGCAACAGAGCCTCATCATGTCTAGCATGACTACTCGCCAAGCCTCCCATCCCGGTGAATACCGTTTCTTCGTAGCCCTGATCCCACCACCCGAGGTGCAGGAGGCTGCCCTGCAGATCATCCAAGAGCTGGGCGATCGCTTTCAAACCAGCACAGCCAAAGCGCCGCCCCACATTACCCTCTATCCACCCTTTTTATGGACAGATAGCGATCGCCTCCTAGAAACCCTCACAGCGATCGCCCAAACCCAAGCTCCCATTGACATCACGCTCTCTGGCTTTGCCGCCTTTCCCCCTCGGGTGCTCTACCTGCATGTTGAACCAACGCCGGGTCTCATGGACCTCCAAACGAACCTCAGCCAACAGCTTGAGCAGCACCTAGGCATCGTCGATCCCGTTGAACAGCGGCGCGGCTTCACCCCCCACCTCACCGTCGCCTCCCGCAACGTCACCCGTCCTACCTTCCGCACCGCTTGGAGCGACCTCCAACACCGTGAGTTTACGGCCAGCTTCAGGAGCGATCGCCTCTCGCTTCTACGCCACAACCGCCGGTATTGGGAGGCTGTAGAGGATTGCCCCCTTGCCACCAGAACAGGGCAATCTAGCCAAGCACCCCCTGTTCCACCAATGTAAAGTTTTCAAGACAAATTTAGTTTCACTTGACATCCAACCCAGCAAACAGTAACAATAGATACAGAAAGTAAATCGTTCATCTCCCACGAATCAAGATTTAAGATGCTTTAAGTTTAGAGAAAGGGAGACGGAAGTAAGGAGTAATCCTGAAGGAACGCGCCTCAAACCCAAACACTCGCATCAACTTGAGTAGGAGGCGAATCCATGAAACTCACATATCGCGGCACCACATACAACTACACCCCTCCAGCTGTTGAACTAGGCGACTCGACGTCTGTTGGCACCTACCGGGGTGTTGACATCCGATTCCGTAACCCTAAAAAAGTTTTCGTTCAGCAAACCACGCTGGATCTGAAATATCGCAACGCTGCCTACACATCCACTCAGCCCGTGATGGATGCAGCGATCGCTCCTGAGGTTGAAGCAACTCCGGTTGCCCAAGTCATGGCAGCGGTAGCAGAACCCGTCAAGGCGGCTGTTCTAGACGTACAAGATCGGGCGCGGGCTTTGATGATGGGCCACCACCGCACCATCAAGCAACGCCAGCAAGCCATGCTAACCCGCTTGGATGCTGAGGTCGGCGTGCCTGTGGCTGAAGCTGCTAAGTATTGGAATCACGTGCAAGGTAAGGTGCATCCTTCCTTCCGGGCCAGCTACGATCGTAGCGGTGCATCTCTAAGCTAGGCTAGCTGGGTCTGATACCGGTGTGAATCCGGTCAGAGTGCCTTGAAACCCAGGTCAATGAGTCGGGTAGATGACCTCTTTCGGGAGAGCGTCTACCCGATTTTTGATCGGCCCACATCTCAAGGCTCTAGTCCTGAGACTCGATCGACGCTGCACCTATCGATAGGCCAGATCTTCCGTGAGCTGAACTTCAATGATTTGGTCAGGAGCGATCGCTCCCGACCGCTGCGCCGTGATCGTAGATGACTGTCCCGTGACCCGAATATTTTGCTCATCTACCGATAACGCCTGAACCACAAAGCGGCTACCCGACGATGACGATTCGAAGCGCCCTAGAACTTGACTATCCACTGGCACCAGCACCTGTCCAGTTGTATCAACCACCGGCTGACTAACCAGCAGCACCTCTTGGCGAGGAACAGCTAAAGGTAGATCGAGCGATCGCTCCCCTGGATAGCGCAGGGTCAAAACCGTACCGGCCGGCAACCATACCGACGGGCTAGACACCACAACCGTCGCGGGGTTTTCTGGCATCGCTGAGACATCAGTAGGCAAAGGTTGCCCAAAGTCCACTGTATCTGCAGGGCGGGAAGGTATCGGTGCCAACGACACAGGCGGCTCGACGACAACGGGCTGAGTCGCAACCGGAGGTGTCTGGGTTTCCGGCTGAACCACAACGCTATCCCCAGGTCTATCTTCATCGTCAAAAGGTTCTGCCTCTACCACCGGCTCTACCACCGGCTCTAACGTCGGTTCCTGCACGGGAGCAGGCGGGGCAACCGCAGGAGACGATGCCGGCGGTGGCACCATGACTTCAATAGCACCGGGCTCCAGCTCAGGGAGAGCATTGGCGCTAGGTAGACTAGCCGTACTCGCAGGCTCAGGGAAAGCATTGGCGCTGGATGGACTAGGCACACTAGGGGTAGGTGGTGGTGGACTCGGAGCAAGGCTCGGACTGGGAGCATTCGGCGATGGCATGGAGAACTCCACCTCACCGAGACTAGAATCCACAGATACATCAGGGGGCGGCGCTGCAGCTACCGATGGCGTATCGACCTCCAGCAACGGCCGAATCATCCAGCGATCGCCCTCCACGGGACGCAATTCCACCTGTCCTGGCGCAAAAACTACATCTGGCGCTAGTTCTATGACAATGCGAGCCATGCCCGGCTGAAATTGGCCAACCCGAATATGTCGCACCATGCCGCTATAGGACTGCTCTGTGGGCACATTGCCCACATCTGTCCCTGGCAAGTTAATCACAATCCGCGGCGGCTCAGCCAATAGAAAATAGTCGGGGCTCTGTCCATTCGGCACCGTGACCGTCAAGCTACGGCTGGACGCATCAAACGACCATTGGGTGAGTTGGGCAGCTTGCAGCGGTGCCGTCCCCAGCATCATGGGCAAGCCAAGTCCCATACTGCCTAGAACCAATCGCGATGCCACGGTGATCATAGCGATCGCCGTGGATCGACGTTGAAACCGGACTGATTTTCCCATGGCTACCGTCCTACTGCAATTCCAGCCGTTAACATCCAGTGGCTACAGCCAAGCCATCGATTCGTTGGAAACTTACAAGCTAGAGATGAGATGAATGGTCTAGCTAGATTTAGGCACAGTATAGCAATTCTTGCCGAAGCGATCGCTACATCTAGAGTTATCCTAAGTTGCGGTAGCAGATCTTCCTTGATGTCTCCCTAAAAGCACTATTACAGGACTGTAACAGTCCTGTAACGTAGATCCCAGACACCTAGTGAAATCAAGACAGAGCCTAACAAATCTCGATAGAATAGGATGCCGTCTTTCAGGATCCGGTCATGACTGCCTATCCATCTCATCAGTCTTTAGACGCGCTTCAAGCAGAAATCAACACCCTCCTCACCCAGCTCCCTGAACTTGACCACGGGGAGCTCATTCAGCGCGCCCTCATGACCCTCGTTCGTATGGCTGAGGTGGAAGCCGATCGCCTCGACTGGAAAATCTTAAACTCCTCGCTGCAAGATATGGAGCGAGCCTTTCGGGTGTTCTATCTTTACCGTCATGTGCGTAAAATCGCCATTTTTGGTTCGG carries:
- a CDS encoding 2'-5' RNA ligase family protein, translating into MSSMTTRQASHPGEYRFFVALIPPPEVQEAALQIIQELGDRFQTSTAKAPPHITLYPPFLWTDSDRLLETLTAIAQTQAPIDITLSGFAAFPPRVLYLHVEPTPGLMDLQTNLSQQLEQHLGIVDPVEQRRGFTPHLTVASRNVTRPTFRTAWSDLQHREFTASFRSDRLSLLRHNRRYWEAVEDCPLATRTGQSSQAPPVPPM
- a CDS encoding IctB family putative bicarbonate transporter: MTSVWQQVLLARPVSLEFLGRWASSSYLLRWLPLLQAWRSSSWLLQWSEAIALVLAALVYILAPFVSTTLIGILLMAASAFWLLRVVSEPADLRRITPIHMLVGLYWAIATVATVLSPVRSAALDGWVKLTLYLLLFVWMTRLMRSPQMRSILIGIYLHVSLLVSVVGIRQFIFGADALATWVDVESSLAGTTRVYSYLGNPNLLASYLMPAVMLSAAAIFAWQRWLPKALASMMFVINTACLVLTFSRGGWIGLVVGGFVLVLLLVHWYSIHLPRFWRIWAIPMVLGLSAGFIFVAVMAVEPLRDRVASMFVGREDSSNNFRINVWMSVIEMIKDRPILGIGPGNSAFNRVYPFYQQPGYTALSAYSILLEVATETGLIGLTCMVWLLLVTFHQGWTQLQRLRNLSHTQGFWLMGAIATMIGMLAHGVVDTVWYRPQVSTLWWGMVALVASYYVLPHAESPSLEQFPSDNEGDHD
- a CDS encoding AMIN domain-containing protein; protein product: MGKSVRFQRRSTAIAMITVASRLVLGSMGLGLPMMLGTAPLQAAQLTQWSFDASSRSLTVTVPNGQSPDYFLLAEPPRIVINLPGTDVGNVPTEQSYSGMVRHIRVGQFQPGMARIVIELAPDVVFAPGQVELRPVEGDRWMIRPLLEVDTPSVAAAPPPDVSVDSSLGEVEFSMPSPNAPSPSLAPSPPPPTPSVPSPSSANAFPEPASTASLPSANALPELEPGAIEVMVPPPASSPAVAPPAPVQEPTLEPVVEPVVEAEPFDDEDRPGDSVVVQPETQTPPVATQPVVVEPPVSLAPIPSRPADTVDFGQPLPTDVSAMPENPATVVVSSPSVWLPAGTVLTLRYPGERSLDLPLAVPRQEVLLVSQPVVDTTGQVLVPVDSQVLGRFESSSSGSRFVVQALSVDEQNIRVTGQSSTITAQRSGAIAPDQIIEVQLTEDLAYR
- the smpB gene encoding SsrA-binding protein SmpB; translated protein: MGKSSSGQKILSDNRQARHQYEVLERFEAGIALKGTEVKSLRLGKANLRDGYALIRDAEVWLHNVHISPHESASQVFNHDPRRVRKLLLHKDEIRRLVGKVEQQGLTLVPLKLYLKEGRVKVDLGLCRGKKLHDKREALKQKQEKRETARALKDY
- a CDS encoding DUF4278 domain-containing protein, which encodes MKLTYRGTTYNYTPPAVELGDSTSVGTYRGVDIRFRNPKKVFVQQTTLDLKYRNAAYTSTQPVMDAAIAPEVEATPVAQVMAAVAEPVKAAVLDVQDRARALMMGHHRTIKQRQQAMLTRLDAEVGVPVAEAAKYWNHVQGKVHPSFRASYDRSGASLS
- a CDS encoding YciI family protein codes for the protein MPWFAKLERGIVDKATFDQYVPAHIDYVQSLIARGHNARSGYWAERGGGMLLFQASSLEEAEAIVANDPLVQNHCVDYELHEWRIVVQ